TGCCCTGTAAGGAGATGATTTTATCCAAGAAAATTTCAGGTTTTTGCAGGTGAATGTCCTCACTAAAGCGGTGTAATAAGCTTCGGATGGTTAAGCCCATTTTGTAGTTATGACAGCACCATTAACTTCATCAATACATAATATGTTTTGACTGTATCCCTTTACCTTGTTATACCAAACAAACCCAGGGCAAGGAGGGGTGACACCATTGAAGGGGAACGAACACCACAGCAAATTTCTGTTGACTCATCGTGAGCGCGAAGTTTTTGAGCTTCTCGTGCAGGACAAAACGACTCGTGATATCGCTGGTTTATTATTTATCAGCGAAAAAACAGTTCGGAACCACATCTCCAATGTAATGCAAAAATTAAACGTTAAAGGCCGTTCACAAGCGGTTGTCGAGCTGATTAAGCTTGGGGAGCTGAAAATATAGCTGGCCATGTCTTCGGAAGTGACGCGTTTAAGCCTTCTCCACCTTTAGGGGTGTGGGGAGGTTTTTTGTTTACTCACCAAAACAACTGAATAGTGTGTTAGGTCACAATCTAATTTTCATGAAATGATATATTTAAGCTATTAAGGTAATTCAGGAGGATCTGTTATGACCAGATACGAAGAACAAAGGCGCTTTCTAAAATCTAATTTTAATGAATTTAAACATATAAAAACAGATAAGATCAAAGGACTTGCACAACCACCAATTGTTAAGCTCGTTGATTCGAAATCATCTCTAATTATTGATTTGCCAAAAGTCAGTAAAGACGTTGTGTGTAAAGAAAATATTTTTGATTGCATAGATCAAAGAAGAAGTACAAGGTTTTATTCTGAGGAGAATTTAAGTCTGAATGAGTTATCCTATTTATTATGGGCTACCCAAGGGATTACTGGTATGAATAAGAACGGACTCACGCTGCGAACTGTACCATGCAGTGGGGCGACACACACTTTTGAAACCTATTTAATTATTATGCGGGTAGAAGGGATCCAACAAGGAATCTACAGATACCTTCCTGTCGAACATAAGCTATCATTTATGTTTGAATTAGCTGAACTTGAACAGAAGATTGATGCTATTACATTAGATCAGCCATTTGTCCCTAACTTTGCAAAAAAGGCTTCTGTACTGTTTGCATGGAGTACAACACCATATCGCTCCGAATGGAAGTATGATATTTCAGCTCACAAAAAAATTCTCATCGATGTTGGACATGTATGCCAGAACCTTTATTTATCCAGTGAATCTATCGGTGCAGGTGCTTGTGCCATTGGAATCTATGATCAAAAGCTGATTGATGAGATTTTAGAATTAGACGGTGAGGAAGAATTTATTATCTATCTTGGCGCAGTTGGGAAGAAACGAAAATAGCTACTCGCGAATAGACCACCATCAACACGCATCGAAATATAGCTGGCCATGTCTTCGAAAGTGACGCGTTTAGGCCTTCTCCACCTCTAGGGGTGAGGGAAGGTTTTTTGTTGTGTCCGAAATTTTAATTTTGGCTGCAGTTTATGGATTGACGGATATTGGGAATGGTTGTAAAATCATGTTAAAGTTAAAACCTTTAAACTTTTGGAATAGTTTTGATGCTTTTCACAAAGGTGAAACTGACATTCAATGTTCGATTTCCAGTCAGAACGTAGTTTTAGCGAGATGAGTTAATCTTTTTTTATTTCCTTAAAAGTTATATCGTTTAAACTATTGAACTTGGAGGCATAGAAACTTAGATGAACATTCATGATGTAGCCAAAAAGTCGGGGCTCTCTGTAGTGACCGTATCCAGAGTTATTAACAATTCACCTTCTGTACGTGAAGGCAATAGGCGGAAAGTGCTTAATGCTATGGAGGAATTAAATTATCAGCCCAATTCAGCGGCGCGGAGTCTCGTGCGTGGCAAGACTGGAGTCATCGGTATGTCGATTACCAACTTTAACGACTCTTTCTATGACCGCGTGATTCGCGTGGTGAACCGGAAGCTGGCAGAACAAGGTTACTTCTTGGCTCTGTCCATAGCGGAGAATGAGGATGAAGGCGTTAACTTCCTATTTCAGAAGGACCGCGTGGACGGGATTATCCTGTTGTCTCCGCTTGAGGAAAAAGAATATGTGGAGGAGCTGAAAAGAAAAAATATTCCGTTTGTCTTGCTGGATAACCAGCTCCAGCATGAGGATGTTCCCAGTGTCGTCGTCGATAACTATCAAGGGGGATATGAAGCTACCAAGCACTTGATTGGTCTTGGACACACCCAGATCGCCTATATCGGTGGCCCTTCGGTGTTCCTGAGTGTAGCGGAGCGCAAGCGGGGTTATGTACAGGCGCTGGATGAAGCGGGACTAATGCCCTTCGGCACGGAATATTGCGGATTTACGGTAAGTAGCGGTTATGAGGTGGCCAAGAAATGGATTCGTGAAGATAAGCTGCCGACAGCCATTTTTTCCGGAGACGACTTTATTGCTCTCGGTGTTGTTCAAGCCCTGCGTGAGGAGGGAATTCTGGTACCTCAGGATATCTCAGTTGTTGGCTTTGATGATCAGCAGTTCGTAGGTGAATTTTTTCCCCGATTGACGACAGTCAGACAGCCTGAGGCGCAAATGGGCAGTATTGGTGTTGATTTGCTGATGAAATTAATCAATGGGGAGGTGATGCCAGCTGTTGTAACGAAGCTCGCTCCTCAGCTTCTCGTGCGTGAATCTACCGCATCTGTAAGGTTAACCTAAATATTAGGAGTGAAACGAACTGTGAAGTACTTTTTGGGAGTCGATGCAGGGGGCAGCAAAACCTACGCAATGCTTGCAAATGAACAGGGAGCGGTCATCGGTGTGGGCAGGGGAGGGAACGGGAATCATCAAAATAATCGTGAGCAGGCGGAGAACAGTTTGCAACAGGCCGTATCGGGAGCGATTATGGCGTCAGGGCTGACAAAGGATCAGTTGGAGTATTCCTGGTTTGGTCTGGCTGGAGCAGACAGAGAAGCTGATTTTCGAATTTTACGACCAATCATCAGCAGCCTCGGCCTTCCCCGAACCGAGATTTCCTGCGATACCTGGATTGCCTTGCGATCAGGTACAGAGAGTAATTATGGGATCGTGTTGATCTGCGGCTCGGGAGTGAACTGCGCGGGTAAAAATCCGCGAGGCACTACATACCAATGTGGTGGATTTGGCTACCGATTCGGTGATTACGGCGGCGGCTATGATCTAAGTATTGAGGTATTCCGTAGCGTTCTTCGGGCGGATGAAGGAAGAGAGAAAGAGACTGTCTTAAGCAAACGCTTAATTCGTTTGCTGGGCTATTCCAGTGTTTTGGAGTTAAGAGAGGATTACCTGGATCATTCCAGAGACTTGCCTCCCCATATTGCTGAGCTGCTGTTTCAAGCGGCAGATGAAGGGGACCAGGTTGCCATCGGACT
This window of the Paenibacillus sp. FSL R10-2734 genome carries:
- a CDS encoding BadF/BadG/BcrA/BcrD ATPase family protein, with product MKYFLGVDAGGSKTYAMLANEQGAVIGVGRGGNGNHQNNREQAENSLQQAVSGAIMASGLTKDQLEYSWFGLAGADREADFRILRPIISSLGLPRTEISCDTWIALRSGTESNYGIVLICGSGVNCAGKNPRGTTYQCGGFGYRFGDYGGGYDLSIEVFRSVLRADEGREKETVLSKRLIRLLGYSSVLELREDYLDHSRDLPPHIAELLFQAADEGDQVAIGLLTKQGDELGLAAASTIRHLAMEEDCFDIVLAGSLLTKGDRSGIIRRAIEQRVKHLAPHGRLRILTREPVVGSVVLAMESSGMRVNQEVLDRLSLGKEGLLL
- a CDS encoding LacI family DNA-binding transcriptional regulator, which encodes MNIHDVAKKSGLSVVTVSRVINNSPSVREGNRRKVLNAMEELNYQPNSAARSLVRGKTGVIGMSITNFNDSFYDRVIRVVNRKLAEQGYFLALSIAENEDEGVNFLFQKDRVDGIILLSPLEEKEYVEELKRKNIPFVLLDNQLQHEDVPSVVVDNYQGGYEATKHLIGLGHTQIAYIGGPSVFLSVAERKRGYVQALDEAGLMPFGTEYCGFTVSSGYEVAKKWIREDKLPTAIFSGDDFIALGVVQALREEGILVPQDISVVGFDDQQFVGEFFPRLTTVRQPEAQMGSIGVDLLMKLINGEVMPAVVTKLAPQLLVRESTASVRLT
- a CDS encoding LuxR C-terminal-related transcriptional regulator, with product MKGNEHHSKFLLTHREREVFELLVQDKTTRDIAGLLFISEKTVRNHISNVMQKLNVKGRSQAVVELIKLGELKI
- a CDS encoding SagB/ThcOx family dehydrogenase, with amino-acid sequence MTRYEEQRRFLKSNFNEFKHIKTDKIKGLAQPPIVKLVDSKSSLIIDLPKVSKDVVCKENIFDCIDQRRSTRFYSEENLSLNELSYLLWATQGITGMNKNGLTLRTVPCSGATHTFETYLIIMRVEGIQQGIYRYLPVEHKLSFMFELAELEQKIDAITLDQPFVPNFAKKASVLFAWSTTPYRSEWKYDISAHKKILIDVGHVCQNLYLSSESIGAGACAIGIYDQKLIDEILELDGEEEFIIYLGAVGKKRK